The Vitis vinifera cultivar Pinot Noir 40024 chromosome 18, ASM3070453v1 region AAGAGAAGGCAAAATCAACAAAGAAGTCCCCGAAACATGAAGAGAAATCTGAGCTCAAGGGAGCCCAAAATGGGACTAAATCAGGTAATAATCAAGAAAGGCTTGTTGATGAAATCAAAGAGTATCTGAAGAAGGGTCCTTCTGCAGTCAAACTCAAGAACTTTTTGGGATCCCTTTCAGGGACTTCCCAAGAAATCATTGATGCCCTGTTTGAAGCTCTATTTATGGGCATTGGGAAGGGGCTTGCTAAAGAGGTGGCCAAAAAGAAAACCTACCTGGCAGCAGTCACCCAGGAAGATCGTTCGCAGTCCATTCTGCTGCGTGCTATTGAGTCCTTTTGTGGGAAATCAAATCCTGAGGCAGTAAAAGAGGTGGGCTTGGTTCTGAAAGCGCTGTATGACAATGATTTGCTGGAGGAAGAGTTCATACTAGAGTGGTATAAGCAGGGCTTGGCTGGTGGGAATAAGAACTCTAAGATCTGGAAGAATGTCAAGCCTTTCATTGAATGGCTCCAGAGTGCCGAGTCTGAATCAGAAGAGGAGTGATTCTGGATGCACTTCTCTGCTCAATTGGGCTTGATTTATGCTATATACTGCAGAAGGGTTATAGGCAAGAAATGTTATTATGGCTTGTCATTGTGATGAATAATGCTTTTGGAGTGGTGCTGAATGCAGTTGGTTGTTTGCAGTATAAAAGACATAGTAGTAGTGGTAGTTTTGCTACTGTGCTTGTTTCTAGACTAAGCTTAAGAATCATAGTCTCTTGCTTAAGAGCTGTGGCTTCTCAAATGCTTTGTTTGTATCGTCATTGGTGCTTTTGGGGTCTGGTGTCTCCCTCCCATCCCCCCAAGTGCAGTCTAGACGGTTTGAATGTTTCACCTGTTTAAAGTTTTAATTTCTTGCTTATGAGTTGAATGAACGTGCTATTTCTTTTAATGAgtgaaaaatgtattttaattgGTTATGACTACTTGTAAAGGTTACAAATTATACAATCCAAACAATGAAAATATCATCATTAGCAGATATGTCGAGTgtaatgaagaagaaaaagaatgagattgTGGTGTTTAAAATGACAACTACAATGTTTCTTCCCTCTATGAAGTAGAAGAACAAATTcgcaaaaggaaaaatagagagaTACAAAGTAAGATTGGTAACTAAGGGTTACAGACAACAACACGACACTGATTATAATGAGGCATTTGCTCCTATTACTCATTTAGAAACTATAAGATTAATCATCTTTTCagtcattcaaaataattagaAGATTTTTCAAATGGAAGTGAAATCAACTTTTTTGAATGACCACCTTTAAGAAGTGTATGTGGAACAACCCATGGTTTATATGACGAAAGGGTATGAGAACAAagttctaaaattaaaaagaatctTGTATGGAGTAAAACAAGTATAAAAAACATGGAATAGTAGAATcgacaaatattttcaagataATAGTTTTGTTAAATGCCCTTATGAAACATGCTCTCCACGTAAAAgtaaacgaaaaaaaaaagtggtataTTACTTGTTTTTGTATGTGGATGACTTGATCTTCATTGGAAAtaactaattatatttgatgACTTCAAAGAAGTAATGACTCGAGGGTTTGAGATGATCGATATTAGTCTCATGTCATATTGTCTTAACATAGAAGTGAGACaacctaaaaatgatatttttatttctcaggAAGGCTatgtaaaataaattctcaataagTTTGACATGAATATATGTAATTTGGTGAACACATCAATAGAATGTGGAGTTAATTGGTAagacatgaaaatgaaaaaaagtagATCCAATACAATACAAAAGCTTAGTCAGAAGCATATGCTATTTGACTTGTACAAGGTTGgatagtttttttaaagttggACTTATTAGTCATTATATAAAAACACTAATTGTAACTCACATAATGACAACAAAACGAATTCTTTATGGTTTATATTATCCTCTTTCTAACAATTTTAAGTTCGTATGGTAATAAGGATTGAGGTGGAGACTTGAATGATCAAAAGAGTATTATTGGCTTTATGTTTCTTATGGGAGATACCACATTTATTTTGACCTCAAAGAAGCAATCTATTGTGaacttttaatatttgtttcGGCAACATTGTGTTTATGTCATGCAATTTGGCTCAAAAAATTGTTAATTGAGCTTAATTTGCtacaaaaaggaattgaaaGTAATCTACATGAATAACAATAAttagattataaaaaaaatatagtttttcatGACTAAAGCAAGCACATCGATACAAGATATcatttcattaaagaatttattttaaagaaagaattataaataaaatttgcaaaatctcaagatcaaattatagatatttttaCCAAACTTTTAacgtttgaagattttagaaggATAAGATGACTCTCGGAGTTATAAATCAAGTTTAAGAGACATGTTAGAAAGTTATACTTGATTTAAAaggtttctaaaaaataaaattagatttagtCCATAAAAGTCAaggagaatattttattttaaatggttgcttcagttttttatatttgaagagTCAAgtgaaagaatatttttatgttttgttattAAGAATTTCTATTTAGCTAAGTgtgattatttataaataaggtattatataatatttgaataaaagagTGGTGAAagacaataaattttttattccctCTATTTCGAACTAGAAACCTTTAGTTATAGGTTGATTGTCAATCTCTATTGTCTTGAATATTTAACTTACATTACATAATAATTATGACTAAGAAAAATCgatgataaaattaatatgatttCTGTAGTACGTCAAGTATTTCCTTGAattggaaattattattattatttttatcttatttttttgaaaCCGGAGAATGTGTAGAATTGAATTGCATTTGCTAaaataaacctaattttttataatctaaTTTAGTTTTAGGACTTTAGGTGAAACAagagtatttattttattaatcttgtAATAATCAAAATGTGGGGTTAAAGCATACCaacttgagttctataactccgAAAATGAGATTCATTCCAAGCCTAGGTATAGACACAATCTGAGTTCTTGATGAGaactattatttaaaattatggtaACATCTTCCATTGTACAACTATTCTTGCATCAAAAATCAAAGTCGGCTACATGTTTCCTTCATTTAATCTTCTCCTTGATTCGGTGTAAAATACCATGAGTTGGAGGAAGATTTTTTCAGAGTGTCCATGCAAATTGGAATAAAGAATGTAAAGTATTTATGTATGATatgtatatttgattttttttttattaaaacaaaaaaagaatattaaaaattacatattgccaattgttttggatttttagaattttttttatattaatatttttttagaaaaaataataaattgaaaacaaaaagaaaatagaaaaaaatttcatattgcttttataattattagtagaaactctttatatttgtatttttgaaaGATTTAGATATTTGGGCCTTATTTTTTGAATGGAACacaattatttcaatttttgagttttttatGACGGTAAGAAACAAATGTTGTATATGCCGAAGAATGTTCTGTTTGAATGAGACTCTATCTATTACCAAGGAGTTTAGAATTCAATAAACAATGCTTTTTGTTCATGAATTGAAGCAGAAACTTAGTGTAATAGCCTAATAGGAGTCCAAGTCCATAAAATGTGCCCTAGGGAGAATGTCTGTTTTTTGCACTCccaatgtaatttttttttttttttttaaattgttcaaatttatctttaataatttttaataatatctttaaaaaataaaaaataaaaaataaattgagatgAGTGGTGCAGTACTGGGTGTGCGACCGGTTCAGTCGCGCCCAAACAAACACTCCCAACAACCCGACACCCTGGACCAATGCCGACTTGGCACTCCTCCACTGGCTCTGTCTTCTGTCTCTTGTCTACTCAAAGCTCCTCTCTCCCTTCCGATATTCTCTCTTAACTGATTTACTCTCATCACTTAATGAGCTGCGTCGATTTTAGTCAGTCTTTGGACTCCCTACATTGCGCAACACCATAGGTGGTCATTCCACCAGACTGTCCTACTGAGCGTGGGGTGTCTGGGATAGAGTGGTAAATTCGGGACATGTTGAAGGGCGTTTGTTTGAGTCCCCGATCCCCACTCCTCCGATTTTGCTGCGCTGCCCGTTTCTCCGACCCCGAGACGGCACTCCTCTCTCCAACTGCCTTCAAACACTCTATGCTAAATCTCAATCTCGCGTGCTTTCTTTTTAATCTTGTTGTCTCTCAGCCATCTAGCtttccaaaaccctaaccctaaagcAATGTGTCCCCTCCCGGCGACAGAGCTCCGTCCGCTGGATCCATCCATATGGAGAGCCTGCGCCGGGAAATCCGTTCACATCCCCGCCGTTCATTCTAGGGTTTATTACTTTCCCCAAGGCCACGTCGAACAAGCCTCTTCCCCTCCCGTCCTCTCCCCTCTAGTCTTCTCCAAACCTTCTGTCCTCTGTCGTGTTGTCGCCGTTTGGTTCCTCGCGGATCAAGATACGGATGAGGTCTTTGCCAAGATCAGGCTTGAGCCTGTTGGTCGATCTTGGGAGTCTGGGACTATGGAACGTAGAAGGGTGGGGGATGGTGATGATGACAAGGAAGATGAAGGGGAGGATAAGGTTATGTCGTTTGTCAAGATTCTGACTTCGAGCGACGCCAACAATGGCGGTGGTTTCTCGGTGCCGAGGTTTTGCGCGGACTATATATTTCCGCCCTTGAATTTTCAGGCAGATCCGCCGGTGCAGCATTTGTTGTTCACTGATCTTCGTGGTACGAAGTGGGATTTTCGCCACATTTATCGTGGCACGCCGAGGCGGCATTTGCTCACCACTGGTTGGAGCAAGTTtgtgaatgataaaaaattagtaGCAGGAGATTCGGTGGTATTTATGAAGAGGAATTCGAACAGCGAACTGTTTATTGGGGTGAGGAGGGACGCGAGATGGAACAGGAATGGAGAGAGGTGGAGCTTTCGGAGTGCACTGGCGGGTGCTGTGAAAGCGAAGGAGGTTGGGAGCATAGAGGGGTTCTCAAGGAGCAGCAGTGGTAGGGTTCGGGCGGAGGAAGTGGCGGTGGCTGCAGAATTGGCAGCGCAGGGCATGCCGTTCGAGGTTGTTTACTATCCACGGGTAGGGTCATCTGACTTTGTGGTGAAGGCGGAGGTGGTGGAGGAAGCGCTGAGTGTCTTCTGGACTGGAGGCATGAGGGTCAAAATGGCGATGGAGACTGAGGATTCATCCAAAACTTCATTGTTCCAAGGGACAGTTTCGTCTGCTACGGTTATGGATAATGGGCCTTGGAGGGGCTCCCTCTGGCGCATGCTTCAGGTATACTTTGTTCTGTTTTCCCTGGGTGGAATTTACCATCATCTTATTTGAGCAAGATGATAGGAATAATTGGATTGTTTTTGGTTGTTATTATTCTAAACGTTTAATAGGCGCTGTTGTGTGACTTGTGTCATGTGTGTAGATACGCTAGTTATACTTATTGTTGGCTAATTAATTAACAAAAGATCGAGGTATAAATGCTTAAGTTCTGCAGTCTCCTGAAGTTCTTTAATCCTGCAATACGGTGACCTGGTGATCCATTGCAAGCCTCTAAAGGTGACTCCACTTTTCACGGTGCCCTTGATGGCTGGGGATTTGCTTCACAGATTTGATCCCTTCCTTGTATCTAGGAATAtttatatcatcatcatcatcatcaaaccATCAGAGTTCTCCATCCTCCTAACATTGTATTTTATGTGGGGTGTGTGATAGTCATGCCAATAATATCAGGTATCATCAGATCTTATGTAGTTCAGGTGTTTGAGAGGCCTGCAGGCATTTTCTGGTTCTGAAGCTTCAGACACCTCTAGAGAATGTGTAGTTATGATGCCAAAACCAATACATAGATAGCCACAAAATCAATGCTTTAAAGATACAAATAACCAGTTTTGACCCCAAATCATCCAAGCTGTATTGCCTTTATAGCTTCTGTGGAGGTAACAGATTTGGACCTCAGGAAAGATAAAAATTCTAGTGATGATACCTTTATGGCATCTTAAACCTAGTTTAGATTTTAAGTGGTCTAGATTATGGTCTAGGTTATCTAATCTTATTTTAACACTCATCATATTCCTGTGGTGTCTCGATAAATAATTAGTAGATTACCCTTTGGCTTGGCCAGATGGCTTGTGGATGTGCAAGAATAATATGggaatatatattttgataaaaagatGTAATGGGGGAGGTTTATAGCTTTTCTCCTTTGATGTTGCCATGGAGGTATGTTTTGATAATTTTGAAGTCCTATATCATATCAACAGATATTTGATTACTAAGGCTTTTATATCAATCAAGCCTTTCTAGGAGATTAAGTGTGAGAGACAACACTTGAGGaaacttatttcaattattcgtGCCATTGAAGTTGTTTGTAAAGTTTTAAAGTTAACTCTCATCAAAGTTTAATTTGTTCAATGACCAGAAGTAAACAAGCTGTCCCATGGTTTGTTGATAATGCATTATACATTGGATCATTTCTGATATGATTGTTCCTTTTTTTGGATAGATGGCTACGTGGCCTTCCTGTTGTTGTTCTTTTAGACGATGTTTGGACTTTGGATGGCTAACTAAATTGAGATTTTTAGATTCAAAGTAAGAGGAAATGTTTGTAGCCATTCTGTGTTGCATTTTTTGAAAAGCAGGTTTCTTGCTGTATTTTGcccttgcttttttttttttttttttttttgggattaacAGTTAAAAGCTTATAAGAAGTATATGGTTCTTTGGTTCTAAAGCCAGACAAGGATTTATGTGCCAGTGTTTATCAAAACTGATGATTGTAAACACAAAGTTGTTATAGATGTATGGAGGATGATGTCAAAGTTGATGGAAAATTGTCACCATGCATACTTTTGTGTCCCTTTTGTTGGCgccttttaatatatttgttctTTGCccatcaaaaaaagaaaaaaaaaattgatggaaaaGTGTAGAAATTTATCAAAAGAATAATGGGGAAATGTTGCTCCTTGGTGAGCATATATGAAATGACATCCGTATTTTATTgttcaaaataaaaacttaataaatACCAATAGAATAGGGAAATGCAATGCAATAATGAAAAGCATTTAAATTTACAAGTGAAATTTGGTACTTCTATTTCTATCAAATAGGATTTCATTCATCCTTGAAATCTTCATCTCTGCCTTCTCCATGCTTCCTTAGTCAAAGGACTAAGGACCACTCCATGTGAGGATCTTTTGGACATGTGGCACATGAGCAATTacatttcctctctctctctctctccctcctttttccttttttctggTTTTGGGGGGAAAATGTGCACACAAAGCTCACTAGAAATGAGCTGCATAAGTTATATGGTTTTACTTTTGGATGCTTGGTAGTTTTATTGGCTATTTTTGGTCTGAGTGGTATATGTAAAACATTCACATGTTTTTGAGGTTCTAGCAATATTGCTTTCAGATTCTGAAGGTGAGTAAATTGTTGTTTGGCACTCCTGTGTATGTTCTGTGTTATTTGATGTGCCCTTTTTTGATTGGCACTGTTAATATCAGttttgtttgcctatcaaaaaacaattaaaataaaaaaaattctgaatAATAAACCAAATCCTTCATTTTTTAACCGAAGGATATCCTGTTGTTCTCTCCCTTTATAAGTTTGGAAGAAATACTGCAAAAATGTTCtattatgaaattttagaaaaaattttcaCATGTTGCACAACGTACCAATATTTTGGAAGTTTGAATCGTGAAGAAGttagaatgaaataaaataagggCAGTGGCTGTTGGAATATTATATGACATATTgttatatgttatatttgttGGGTGTCACCTACGAAGTTCTGAAATTGTGAGTAaagaaatttaaacaaaataattatgatGGTGCATTTGTCACACACACAGACATGTGTCAAATGCACATAACAGATTTCTGTGTCCTTATACTgtctgtttctttctttctttcttttctcttttcttcttttcctttttttttttttttttaagaaaaaaatggtttgcTACATTAGACTTCCCATCTTGTGTTGTATCTTTGTTCATTGTGTGTGCTCTGTAGACTTGGAGTTACTTACAAGACACAAAAATGAGAAGCCTGATTGTAACCTTTTTCTCTGGTAGATGCTTTTCCCTTTTCTGTTGTTATTCCTGTTTTTAATTGTAGCATTTCTAATTTGAAGCAATTCTCATTCCTCTCTAGTCTTTCATTCCTCGATTAAAATCTGTTTCTGAAACAATATATGCTGGTGAATCATTATGAAgcaatgcttttttttttatatatatatatcattatgtAGCAATGTTACATTCTGTACTCTTCTTTaagaattgattttttaaactcGAAATAGAGCATTGGTGTTTgattgtttattttcatttttatttatttttaataactctTTAACTCACATGTTAGATTTCCGGAGAGCAAGATCCCTTTGCAATAGATGTTACAATTCAGAGGATAAGCATGGGGGTGATCAGTTAAATTTTGCCAGGAGAAGGCATGTAGCTGGCTGCACAAGTGTAAAAAATTTGCATTTGGCTAGTTACCCACTCAGTTGAGGCATTATTGGTTTGCATCATAAACACCTTGTGCCAATGTGAGCCTGGTGTCTACTTGAACTATAGAAAGATACAATACATATcttgaggcttggctcaagtggtaagggATTGTGGTGGAgttgtgggaggttccaagttTGAGTGGGAAAAAAACCGAAATAAATATAATGACTTGTGGAAATAGGATAGCAGAGGAGGAGATTCATTTTCTGGAGGAAAATGTTGGGATTTGGGATTTAGCCTTTAGGGATGGTTGTAGCAACCATGATTAGTAGCACCTGCTGccaacaaacttttttttttattttgataggtaataaaaaaaataaaaataatggccCATGCAGGTCTCACCAACATACTATGTGTTGTCTAATTTCAATCAAAAACAGAAGAGATTTGACTGATAAAGCACATTGTTGATGTTTTTCAAGGTGCTACATGATTAACTTGGCAATTTATAAGACTTTAGCATTTTTCCCCCCTTTATAGTTGTGAAATTGTGGTGGAATATAAATCTGTATATAGTTTGTTTTAAAGCTGTAAGAAGTATTATGATGAAAATTTGATACCATTTCCTATATATCCTACTTCTGTTCCCTTGTTTCTCCCTAATTGTCTGACCTGAAGGTTTGCTTGTTCTTGATCTCTATGTCAAGGTTACATGGGATGAACCTGAAGTTCTGCAGAATGTGATGAGAGTGAGTCCTTGGCAAGTTGAATTGGTTATGCCCACACCACCATTTCATACCACACCACCCCCAGCAAAGAGATTCAGAATTGCTCAAAGTCCAGAGCTACCAAGTGATGGAGAGGGAGAAATCTTCTTTCCTATGGCTGATACAGTGATGGGAATCTTGAACCCctcattgttgaatcataacACTTTTCCTGCTGGCATGCAGGGAGCCAGGCAAGATTCTTTCTATGTATCCAGTTTATCCAACTTAACAAGCGAAAATACCCATCAGATGTGCACCATCAATTCACTGGATGACATGGCAACAAAGTTGAACACTGTGTCTACTGAGCTGAACATAGGCAGTTCACTGTCTGACAACTTATCACCAGATAGCCAGGGCAGTGTGCATTTCTTTGGTACCAAACCTGTTGGAAATCAGGATGGCAACTCCTCAACAAAAGTTGGTATTCATTCATTTCAGTTGTTTGGCAAGGTCATTCATATAAAGCAGCCTGTTGAAGGTAATTGCAGCGCTGATGGTTGCACAGAAGATGGTagtaaaaaaatacaatgaagCTAACTGTGTCAACAACTCACTAGATCTTTCTTTGACGTACTCTTATACAAAGCTGCTTGATGGGTTTGATGTCCACCAAATATCCTCATCTTTTCAAGTGGATGTGTCTATTTTATGCAGATAAGAAGCTGTACAGGTATGCTTGCCTCTTTCTAGGTTTTACTGAATTTGTGGATCTTAATGTTAGTttactttcaaaattaaataacttgtttgtaacttgttcactttttaaattttgaaaaaatacttttaggATTGAATTTAGTTGTCATCAGAATTGCCTTTTGTCAAACCCAGTGAAGTTTTCTCAAGTTGAGACATATTCCAATTGACACGTAAatgaaaaaattcaattaaatcaaattaatcacTAGGGCTGCAACTTGGGCAGGTGGGGTCCAGTTTGCGACCACATGATTGTCCATATATACTAAATTTGCCAATCAAAAAGAGTTACACATAGTACACAGGAAGTTACATGTGGTCTCGTGGGTCTCTTGAGGAGGATGGTGTTCACATTGGCTCCCCATCCTTGGTAGATTTCATTGAGTGGTTGAACACTAAGTATTAGTTAGGGATTTTAATCATtgattgtttctttttctttcttagatTTATAATTCCTTACTATGTGTGCCTACTTTTAATTGACATGtataatatattatcatttgCTTGTCAAAAAATTATCGGGCAGTAGCATGTTAGcatgatttttgaaaatgcaGCAAAGGGACAGGGCATGTGGACATGGATACATGAGCATCCGGACTTCCACATATGTCCACATTTGCACACTCCTGCATCCACATCTATTCACTCATGCTCGTTTTGCCGCCTTTGAGGAACTTTAAACGACCTTTATAGTCCGTCTTTAAGACATTATAACCAGTAATTTGAGTGATTCTCAAGCGTAAAAAGGTCTCAGTTAagtctttaaaaattttaggaaacttaaaatatttctaTGTAAAAATTGAGGTTCGTGTTGGTCTCTTAAACCAGGTAAGATATTATGATCTTTATGTGATGCACCTTTACTTCACTTACCAGCAAAGAGATTAAAAATATACCATAACTAATGTTTTTCGAAAAGTCTTTGTAATCATTTCCTTGTTGAATAGTATTTTGTTTTGCTTCTTAGAGATATGTGAGACACTTAAGTTTTATCGCATATGGATTTATATGATCCATTTGAGTTGATGCATTTAGATTATAAAACCATTAGTGCTGCTTTAGAATTCAAATTGGAATTTGCTTCCAAAATCTCGCACTGTAGAGATGATGATAAAGTCTGAGGATTCGATACCCAATCTTCATTGAGATGAATTCTTCTACAAACTTCAAAAATCATGAAGACTTGATAACATACCCTAGACTTCTaccttagaaaaagaaaaagttctcCCTCGATCTCTCTCATAAATGCCCTGGTGAACTCTCTCCCTTGCATCCATCTAAAAAGTTTCTAGAATGATCTCCAAGAGCCTATTTATAAGCAAATCCTGTGAATTTACACATGCACACATGTGGCCTCACATGCGGCCTCCCTGTCCACATGTGAGCCAGGGCAGAACTGAAAGTGATTTTACTGCAATGCTTTCAGCATGTTATGACCTTTTGTTCACTTGTGTGAACCTAGATGGATTCCTGACCCCCTCTCACACTAAAATAACCATCTTTTGCCCAGACATGAATCCTAAATTCACCGAACATGCAGCAGACTTTGACACTATTGATAGGGACTCAAAGGACACCTAAAATACATTCTATACTCATGTATAAGGGTTTTGTGCAAGTTTGGATTAAAATTGACGTCAACCTGGCTGTTACCTTTGATATGAAGTTGTGTGTTTTAAATCATAATGAAGAACTACATCAACCTTGAACCCATCAACTTGATACCTCTGATCATAGGAACTCAAATGGAAAAATCTAAGCTAATGTTTACAAATGAAATCATTATGAAGTTGCCAAcataaaataatagatttacaaaattttgttatgattttggaaattttagctcgtaatttaaattatgattcATCTTTGCATGATATGCTTTTAAGAGGAAGAGATTCTATTGGACTATCTCAGCTCATGAGCCCTGAT contains the following coding sequences:
- the LOC100255673 gene encoding LOW QUALITY PROTEIN: auxin response factor 17 (The sequence of the model RefSeq protein was modified relative to this genomic sequence to represent the inferred CDS: inserted 2 bases in 1 codon) produces the protein MCPLPATELRPLDPSIWRACAGKSVHIPAVHSRVYYFPQGHVEQASSPPVLSPLVFSKPSVLCRVVAVWFLADQDTDEVFAKIRLEPVGRSWESGTMERRRVGDGDDDKEDEGEDKVMSFVKILTSSDANNGGGFSVPRFCADYIFPPLNFQADPPVQHLLFTDLRGTKWDFRHIYRGTPRRHLLTTGWSKFVNDKKLVAGDSVVFMKRNSNSELFIGVRRDARWNRNGERWSFRSALAGAVKAKEVGSIEGFSRSSSGRVRAEEVAVAAELAAQGMPFEVVYYPRVGSSDFVVKAEVVEEALSVFWTGGMRVKMAMETEDSSKTSLFQGTVSSATVMDNGPWRGSLWRMLQVTWDEPEVLQNVMRVSPWQVELVMPTPPFHTTPPPAKRFRIAQSPELPSDGEGEIFFPMADTVMGILNPSLLNHNTFPAGMQGARQDSFYVSSLSNLTSENTHQMCTINSLDDMATKLNTVSTELNIGSSLSDNLSPDSQGSVHFFGTKPVGNQDGNSSTKVGIHSFQLFGKVIHIKQPVEGNCSADGCTEDXVVKKYNEANCVNNSLDLSLTYSYTKLLDGFDVHQISSSFQVDVSILCR